TCGGCCTCGTCGGCCGTGCGGGCGATGTTGAGCGTGATCGTGACTTCGACTTCCGGATGCAGCGCGATCGCCACATTGGTGAGACCGATTGTCTTGATCGGCTGGTTGAGTTGGATCTGGTTGCGGTTGACCGTGAAGCCTTCCGCCGTCAGCAGATCGGCGATGTCGCGCGTCGACACCGAACCGTAGAGCTGACCGGTCTCGCCAGCCGAACGGACCGCGATGAAGCTCTTGCCGTCGAGCTTTTCAGCAACCTGGCTGGCTTCCGACTTGCGCTCGAGATTGCGGGCTTCGAGCTGGGCGCGCTGGCCTTCGAACTTCTTCTTGTTGGCTTCGTTGGCGCGCAGCGCCTTGCCCTGCGGCAACAGGAAATTACGGGCAAAGCCGTCCTTGACCTTGACGGTATCGCCCATCTGGCCGAGGCGGGAAACGCGTTCGAGAAGAATGACTTCCATGGTTTTGTTCCTTTGGTTGGACGCCAATCCCCGGGATCGACGCCGAATGTCTGTGGAACAGGTCAGGAAGCTCTGGGCACGACGTGGCGCCGGTGTCGCTGTCCTGCCTGTTCAGGCAGTTAGGATATCTTTCGAAATCCAACTCGGGATTTTTGGTTCGGAACCGGTCGCGCCCGTCGCGATCGGCAGGAAAAGCGGGCGGTAAAACCGCCCGCTTGGATCGTATTTAACGGACCACGTAGGGCAGCAGGCCAAGGAAACGGGCGCGCTTGATCGCCTTGGCGAGCTCGCGCTGCTTCTTCTGGCTGACGGCGGTGATGCGCGACGGCACGATCTTGCCGCGCTCGGAGATGTAGCGCTGCAGGAGACGCACGTCCTTGTAGTCGATCTTGGGCGCGTTGGCACCGGAGAACGGGCAGGTCTTGCGGCGACGGTGGAACGGGCGCCGGGTCGGGATCTGATTGATGTCGACCATTATTCTGCACCCCCTTCAAAGCCTTCGCGCGGACGGCGCGGACCACGCTCGCCACCGGCATCACCGAAGCTGCGCGGCGGACGATCGCCACGGTCGCCGCGATCGCGGTCGCCGAACGAACGTGGGCCACGATCGCCACGGTCGCGGTCGCCGAAGCTGCCGCGCTCGGAGCGCTCTTCGCGCTTCTGCATCATGGCCGAGGGACCTTCCTCATGCGCCTCGACCTTGATGGTCAGGAAACGCAGGACGTCCTCGGACAGACCCATCTGGCGCTCCATCTCGTTGAGCGCGGCCGGCGGGCAGTTCAAATCCATGAGTGTGTAGTAGGCCTTCCGGTTCTTGTTGACCCGGTAGGTGAGGGACTTCAGTCCCCAGTTCTCGACCCGGCCGACAGACCCGCCATTCGCTGCGATGACGCCCTTGTACTGTTCGACAAGCGCATCGACCTGCTGCTGCGAGAGGTCTTGCCGGGCAAGAAACACATGTTCGTAAAGAGCCATTATGTCTTTCGTGCCTTTCTTCGTTTCTCTCCCGGTTCCCGGCGGCAAAAGCCTCTGCAACTTCTCTGACCCGTGGAGCCCAACAAGGCGCGGGGAAGAAAGGAGCATGACGAGACGGTCGAGAGCGGAGACACGGGAGGCGGAAGCGCTTCTGGCTTCACACGAAGGCTTTTGATAAAACCTCCGCCCCTCCGTTCAGCCCCCAGCTGGGACCGGCAGATTGGCGGCGTCTATACAGCAATCCACTGATAAAGCAAGGGCAAGCGGCATCCCCGATGTCGCAGGGCGCTGGAAAACCAAGCGGCGGCGTCGGTATGGCCCGGCGATTTTCCAGCAACCAGCCCTTAACCACAATGTCAGGTTGTGCAGGGTTGAGCCTCTCCGTCAACGGTCGGTTCATCATGGAAGGGGCAAAAACTCGGACAACCCGCATAACAAGCGGCAAGCATTTCCGGGGGTAAGAATGCTTCTCAACAGGTTCTGGCGCTCCACGAGCGGCAATTTCACGCTATTGCTCGCCCTGGGCCTGCCGGCCATCTTGTCAGCCGTGGCCTTCGCGGTCGACGTGTCCACCATCATGCGGGCAAAAAGCAACCTGCAGAATGCGCTCGACGCGGCAAATCTTGCGTCCTCGCATCTGGGCGATCTGGACATTACCCGGACCGACGCCTTCGACCGTTACTTCCAGGCCAATATTGCCGGACATGACGAACTCACCAACGCACAGGCGACGCTGACCGTCGACAGAGGCGTCAATTTCATCAAGACAAAGGCTGTCGCCTCGGCGGACGTCAATCTGAACTTCGCTTTCCTGTTTGGCCGGAACAAGCACATCGTGGTCGATGCCTCGGCCGTCGAATCGAACAACCAGCTCGAGGTTGTGCTGGTGCTGGACAATACCGGCTCGATGGCCGGCGCCAAAATTGCTGCCCTGAAGACAGCGACGGACAATCTGCTCAGATATCTGGAAACGGCACAATCACCAACACGCAAGGTCCGCGCGGCACTGGTTCCGTTCGTCACGGCCGTCAATGTCAATGGCGACGGCTTCGACCCATCCTGGATCGACATGGACGGCAAATCATCCACCAATGGGATCAATTTTCCCGTCATCAATGGCAAGCGTCCCAATCATATGGCGCTGTTCAGACAATTGATGAAAGACCCGGCCTCGGCCGCCAGGTTGACCGGATGGAAGGATGACAAAGGGATCGACACGGGTTGGAAAGGCTGCGTCGAGGCGCGGCCCGGCTCCTTTAACATTTCCGATACGTCGCCTGACCCGTCTTACCCCGACACTCTGTTCGTGCCGTACTTCGCGCCGGACAGTCCAGGGAACGGCACGAAGCCTTCCGGCAGCTATTCAAACGACGCCAATTACTACAACAACTCTTTTGTCGACGACGTCCCCGACCAGACCAAGCTTGCTCAGAATGGGGGATTGAACATTCTTGGAATAGATCTGAGCGGCTTGCTTGGAAGCGACGCCAGCCCGTCGAAGAAGGATCTCGAAACAATCGCCAAGTATGTCGCACCGCAGAACACCGCCATCGCCACCGCTGCCACCACCGATCCGAATGCCTTGCAATTGACGGTGGGGCCAAACCGGTCCTGTCCCTCGCCGGTCGTTCCGTTGACGGAAGATTTTACGAAGCTCCGCAAGGAGGCCGCCAAGATGCTTGCCTGGGCCGGGTCGGGCACCAATGTTGCCGAGGGCCTCGCTTGGGGCCAGCGGGTGTTGTCGCCGTCGGCGCCATACACTGAGGGAACGCCGTGGAAGACGCCTGGGGTAAGCAAAATCGTCATGCTGCTCACCGACGGTGAGAACGTGGTTTATGGCGCCAGCAAAGAGACGACCAAGTCGGACTATACCTCTTATGGTTATCTCGCGGGTTCAGGCTATGGAACTGCCGGTCGGCTTGGATCGGACAATCAGACGACCGCCGCGCGCAATGTGGACGGATGGACCAAGAGCGTCTGCACGCAGTTGAAAAATCAGGGCGCAGAGATCTACACCATGGTGCTGCAGTCCGACACCGCGGCCAACCGCACGCTTTACAGTGCCTGCGCCTCGGATCCCAGCGACTACTACGCAGTCAATGATCCGAACAAACTGCCAAACGTTTTCGAGCAGATCGCCAGCAAGTTCTCGAAGCTGCAACTGACCAATTGAACGCTCGATCTCGTTGCTGAACGATGGCGCCGGCTCAGCTCGTATGGGCGACGACCTTGTTGACCGTCTCGGGGAAGAAATCCGGCGCCGCGTGGCGCTTGCCGAACATCATATCGTACTGGATCAGCTGGAAATCGCGGATCGCCGGGTCGATCTCCTTCTGACGCGACCAATCGGGCGTGGCTTGGCCAGTCGGTGTCAGCAGCAGGTTGCGGTCGACCACGCGGTAGCGCTCCCGCATCTCGCCCAGGAAACCGGTGTAGTAGGGATGGGTGATGCCCGCGGCCGTCAGGATATGATAGGGCAGGAATGCCGGGCTCACCGTGCCGAGGTCCTTGATTGGACCGGAGCGGTTCGACCAGACGACCAGCGGTGTCTCGTGATGTTCAAGGGCCGCTTCCGGCGTCGGCTCCTTGCGTGGCGCGACGTTGTCCTTGAGGAACCCGGTCTCGACATAGACCGGCCCCAACGGCGGCAGATGGTCGCCGAAAAAGGCGATGATCGTTGGCCGCTCGCGCTTCTTGGCCCATTCGATCAGTCGGTCAAGGCCGCGGTCCGCATCGGCCGAACCCTCCGCATAGCTCAGCAGCGAATCGCGCGCCCACTGGCTGATCGGCGCCTGTACCGAGTGGGTCGGGTTGTTATAGCGGTTCGGCTCATAGGGGCCGTGGTTCTGCAGGCTGACGGCGAAGAAGAACACCGGATCGTCGCTGGCGTCGGCTTCGCGGATGATCTCATCCGTCATTGCCGCATCCGATGCCAGCGGTCCGCGCTTTTCCATGGGCGGCAACGTCTCTTCCGACTTGAAATCGTTGAAACCGAAATCGGCATACACCGCGCCACGGTTCCAGAACCAGTTGGTGCCTGGATGGATGGCACGCGCCCTGTAGCCTTCACTCTTCAGGAAGGTCGCCATCGAAGGCGTCGGCGTGCGCACATATTGCTGGTAGGGGATACTGCCGGCCGGCAGGAAAGCATTGGAAAAGCCGGTCAGCGCCTCGAATTCGATGTTGGCGGTCATGCCGCCGAATTCAGGCGAGAACATCGAACCCGAACGCAATCCCCGCACTGTGGGAGTGGGATCCGGCGTGATGGCGACGCCAGGCAGCTTGGTTGGGTCCCAGAAGGATTCGCTCATGACGACGATGATGTCGGGCTTGTCATCGGGCACCGATGCTGTCGTCCGCGGCCGGTCGATCGCCGCGATTGCCTTGTCGGAATAGCCTGAGGGGGCCGAGACATGGGCCATCGGCACGTTAAGCGCGAAGGCGAGCGCAAAGCCGTTGGAGGCATAGTTTTCCTTCTGGTCCCACATGATCGGGATGATCTGCAGCCGGTCCCGGGTCCACGAGAAGGTGGCGTAGTCCATGATCGAGACGAAGAAGGCGAGCAGAGGCACTGCCAGCGTCAGCCGCGCAAGGCGGCCTTTGCGGCTGAGGGCCGGAACCTTGCGGTGCCACAGCCGCCAACCGTGGACGAGCAGCGACAGTCCGACGACGATGCCCACGACCATGGCCAGCGCGGTCATCGGCCGTTCGCGCACCAGGAGCGGCAGCAGGGCGAAAATCTGGCGAGCGTAGAGGAAATCTGTCGGATAGAGCGGATCGCCAAGATAGTGCGATTTCTGATGACCCACAAAGGCCAGCCCCAGGGTCAACGGTGCGACAATCATCAGGCTCTGGTGACTGCGGCCGAGCAAGGCGTCGAGGCCGATCAGGATCAGGGCGAACACGACGATGGTCGTCCAGCCCGGCTTGAGCGGTTGAAGAAAGAAGGAAACAGTGCCGGCAACATCGCCACGCACGATCAGCTCGATGGCGAACACCAGGACGGCGGAGATCAGCAGGCTGACCAATCCGTAACGGACGACCGGCCATCTCCGGCCCGGCAAATAACCGGTGGACGGATCGTCTTCCAGGAACTGCGGCGCGGCCTCGCCGGCGCGTTTCGAATTCTTGGCCACCTTAGCTTCCCCACCCAGCGACAAACGCGTCACTCGACTGTCATGAAACTGTCACGCCAAGCTAGCGCCTGTATCGGAAATAAGAAGAGCCAGCAAACGAATCGTGAGCAGTTTTCATCAGGAGTGATCGCGAAAAGCCCTTTTGGAACAGGCACTCGGCAGAAGGTTCCGACCTGAGGCTTGTTTGAAGCGGGCTTGACTTGACCGGCTGCCTTGCGTCACAGGCAAGGAAAATACGTGTTATCAGGCAAGCAGAACAAGTCTTCGGGAGCCCTCGCATGGCCGTTGCATTCACCTTTCCGGGACAAGGCAGCCAGGCTGTCGGCATGGGCAAGGATATCGCTGATGCCTTTCCCGAGGCGCGCAGGATATTCCAGGAGGTCGATGACGCGCTTGGCGAAAACCTGTCGAAGCTGATCTGGGAAGGTCCGGAGGAGACCTTGACGCTGACGGCCAACGCGCAGCCGGCTTTGATGGCGGTATCGCTGGCTGCGATCAGGGCACTGGAATCGCGCGGTTTCTCGTTGAAAGACAAGGTCGCCTATGTCGCCGGCCATTCGCTGGGCGAATATTCGGCGCTTGCCGCCGCCGGCTTCGTTTCCGTCGCCGATGCCGCCCGGCTGCTGCGTATCCGCGGCAATGCCATGCAGGCGGCAGTTCCAGCCGGCGAGGGCGCCATGGCGGCGATCATTGGGCTGGAGCAGGCCGATGTCGAAGCCGCCTGCACCGAGGCCGCGCAAGGGTCCGGCAAGGTCTGCCAGATCGCCAATGACAATGGCGGCGGCCAGTTGGTGATTTCCGGTGCCAAGGCGGCGGTCGAACTGGCGGCGAAACTTTGCACCGAAAAGGGAGCCAAGCGGGCGCTGATGCTGCAGGTCTCGGCTCCCTTCCATTCGGCGCTGATGGCGCCGGCGGCAGAGATCATGCGAGACGCGCTGGCCGGAGTGACGAAGAATGCACCTTTGGTTCCTGTCGTCTCCAATGTGTCGGTGACACCGTCGAGCGATCCGGACGAGATCGCGCGGCGCCTGGTCGAGCAGGTGACCGGTCGCGTTCGCTGGCGCGAGACGGTGGATTGGCTTGGCGCCAACGGTGTCGCCACGCTCTACGAAATTGGTGCCGGCAAGGTGCTTTCGGGCCTGGCGCGGCGTATCAACCGCGACATCGCCACCGCATCGGTCGGTTCGGCGGCTGAAGTCGAGGCAGCATTGGCCGCGCTTGCATAAAGCGCCATTTGATCCCATCCCTATAGAGGCTGTGCTCTTCTCAACCTGGAGACAAAAATGTTCGAATTGACCGGCCGCAAGGCGCTCGTCACCGGTGCTTCGGGGGGGATCGGCGAGGCGATCGCCAGGGTGCTTCACGCACAAGGCGCCATCGTCGGCCTGCACGGCACGCGCGTCGAGAGGCTGGAGGCGCTGGCCGCCGAACTCGGTGACCGGGTCAAGCTGTTTCCGGCCAACCTGTCCAACCGCGACGAGGTCAAGGCGCTTGGCCAGAAAGCGGAAGCCGATCTCGAAGGCGTCGATATCCTGGTCAACAATGCCGGCATCACCAAGGATGGGCTGTTCGTGCGCATGTCGGACGCCGACTGGGACACGGTGCTCGAAGTCAACCTGACGGCCGTGTTCAGGCTTACCCGCGAACTCACCCACCCGATGATGCGCCGCCGCCACGGCCGCATCATCAACATCACTTCTGTCGTCGGCGTCACCGGCAATCCCGGTCAGACCAATTACTGTGCCTCCAAGGCCGGCATGATCGGCTTCTCCAAATCGCTGGCGCAGGAGATCGCCACCCGCAACATCACCGTCAACTGCGTCGCTCCGGGCTTCATCGAATCGGCGATGACCGACAAGCTCAACGACAAGCAGAAGGAAGCGATCATGGCGGCGATCCCGACGCGCCGTATGGGCACCAGCGCCGAAGTGGCCTCCGCTGTGGTCTATCTCGCTTCCAACGAAGCCGCTTACGTCACCGGCCAGACCATTCACGTGAATGGCGGCATGGCGATGATCTGACGAATGCCATCCAGAAGCGCGCAGCGGTTTTGGGGCAATGACAGGCAAGGCCAGCACGCTGTGAAAACAGACCATTTCGGCTTGGACCTTGCCCATTTTTCGTGTAATGCGGCCCGCAACCCGGCGGTTCGGGCAAAAACCGGTCCGTAGCCGTTGCGTTTCCGGCAGGACCATCTTTCAACTTGATTAGCGGCATTCTGCCCGCTAACGAAGACAGACAAACAAAAGACGAGGATGCCCAAATGAGTGACACCGCAGAGCGCGTCAAGAAGATCGTCATCGAGCACCTTGGCGTCGATGCCGACAAAGTGACGGAGCAGGCGAGCTTCATCGATGATCTGGGCGCTGACAGCCTCGACACGGTTGAACTCGTCATGGCGTTCGAAGAAGAATTCGGCGTCGAGATTCCCGACGACGCAGCCGAGACCATTCTGACCGTTGGCGACGCTGTCAAGTATATCGACAAGGCTTCGGCCTGACGCATTCTGCAGTCATCACCGGGGAGGACCTGCGATGAGGCGTGTCGTCGTCACGGGCCTTGGATTGTTGTCGCCTTTTGGCATGGGCTTCGAGCACAGCTGGAAGGAACTTCTGACCGGCCGCAGCGCCGCCAGGCGCATCACCGAGTTCGAGGTGGAAGATCTTGCCTGCAAGATCGCTCACGTCATTCCGCGTGGTGACGGCAGCAATGCCACCTTCAATCCCGAGGCCGTGCTCGAGCCGAAGGAACTGCGCAAGATCGGCGACTTCATCCTGTACGGGATTGCCGCCGCCGACGAGGCGCTGAAGGATTCCGGCTGGCAACCGAAAACCCATGCCGAACAGTGCGCCACCGGCGTCCTGATCGGCTCGGGCATCGGCGGCATCGAGGGTATCGCCGAGAATGCGATAATCCTGAAGGAGCGCGGTCCGCGCCGCATCAGCCCGTTCTTCATCCCGGGTCAGATCATCAATCTCGTCTCCGGCCAGGTTTCGATCCGGCACGGGCTGAAGGGCCCGAACCATTCCGTCGTCACGGCCTGTTCGACCGGCGCGCACGCCATTGGCGATGCGGCCCGGCTGATCATGTGGGGCGATGCCGACATCATGGTCGCGGGCGGCGCCGAAGCGCCGGTGACGCGGCTGTCGATCGCCGGCTTCGCCGCATGCCGGGCACTGTCGACCGAGCGCAATGATGCCCCGCAGACGGCGTCGCGCCCGTACGATCGTGACCGCGACGGCTTCGTCATGGGCGAGGGTGCCGGTGTTGTCGTGCTGGAAGATCTCGAGCACGCCAAGGCCCGCGGCGCCAAGATTTACGCTGAGGTGACCGGCTACGGTCTCACTGGCGATGCCTATCATATCACCGCACCGGCCGAGGACGGCGACGGCGCTTTCCGTTGCATGGCCGCGGCGTTGAACAGGGCCAAGCTTACGCCCGCCGATGTCGACTACATCAACGCGCATGGCACTTCGACCATGGCCGACACGATCGAACTCGGCGCTGTCGAGCGGCTGGCCGGTAATGCCGCCTCAAAGATTTCGATGTCGTCGACCAAGTCGTCGATCGGCCATCTCCTGGGGGCGGCGGGTGCCGCTGAGGCGATATTTTCGATCCTCGCTATCAGGGACAATATCGCGCCGGCGACCATCAATCTCGACAACCCTGAGCGCGAAACGGCGATCGACCTGGTGCCCAACAAGCCTCGCTCCCGCCAGATCGACGTAGCATTGTCCAACTCCTTCGGCTTCGGCGGCACAAACGCTTCGCTCGTGTTCCAGCGCTACAATGGCTGATCGTCCGGCTGCCGGACGCCGCTTTGGCGTGCCGTCAATTTTGCCATATTCGCCTCTACTCTGCCGCAGGGGATTCGTTGAGAGATCAAACGGTAGGGCGAAATGAACACAAATCCGGCGGGCAACGGAGAATCGGGGCAGCGGCCCGCTAACACCGGGCCGATCGTACCGAAGACGGCCAGCGAGGCCTTGCGACCGGAAGCTGGAACGCCGCCGCCGAAGCGCTCGCGTGCTTCGCGCAGCCAGGTCGTCGTGTTCATGAACTTCGTCATCTCTTTGGTGATCCTGACGGTTCTGGCGGCAGGCGCGGCGCTCTATTTCGGCAAACAGGAATTCACCGAGCCCGGCCCCTCGGCCAATAGCGACACCTTCCTCGTCAAGCCGAACACGGGCGTCCAGGACATCGCCGACCAGCTTGAGCGCCGCGGCCTGATCACTGACGCCCGCGTATTCCGTCTTGGTGTGCGCGCCTTTGGCAATGATTCCGCACTCAAGGCCGGCGAATATGCGATCAAGCCCCGGGCATCCATGCGCGACATCATGGAGTTGCTGAAGAGCGGCAAGTCGGTGATGTATTCGCTGACCATTCCGGAGGGGCTGACCGTCGAGCAGGCACTGGAGCGCATCGCCGACGAACCCGCCTTGAGCGGCGTCATGCCCGCGGCCATGCCGCCGGAGGGCAGCCTTGCCACCGACACGCTGCGCTTCACGCGTGGCGCGACGCGCCAGCAGATGATCGACAAGCTGCTGGCCGATCAGAAGAAACTGGTCGATGAGGTATGGCAGCGGCGTGCGCCGGACCTGCCGCTGGCCAATGTCCAGGAATTCGTCACCCTGGCCTCGATCGTCGAGAAGGAAACCGGCAGGGGTGACGAGCGTTCGCGCGTTGCTGCCGTCTTCCTGAACCGGCTGGCCAAGGGGATGCGCCTGCAATCCGATCCGACCATCATCTATGGTCTGTTTGGCGGCAAGGGAAAGCCCGCCGACCGCCCGATCTACCAGTCCGACATCCAGAAGCTGACGCCCTACAATACTTATGCGATCAGCGGCCTGCCGCCGACACCGATCGCCAATCCGGGCCGTGCGGCACTTGAGGCCGTTGCCAATCCATCCAAGACCGACGATCTCTATTTCGTCGCCGACGGCACAGGCGGTCACGTTTTTGCCGCGACGCTTGATGAGCACAATGAGAACGTTGCCCGCTATCGCGCGTTGCAGAAGAAGCAGGCCGATGAGGCGGCCAAGGCCGCCTCGGCCGCTGGTACCAGCGGCAACAATGCGGACAAGCCTGCCGACGGCAGCGGAAGCGACACCAGCGGTGGCGACAATGGCGACGCCGGCGGCGATGCGGGCGCTGCCCAGTAAGAGGAAGAAAGGCGTTGCCCGCAAGGCGACGGCCTGACATTTGAAGGAACGCCAAGCGTCGGATTTCGATGCACGCGGGCGTGATCGTTTTTACGCAGCACTTGCCCTTGTCCGGAAAACCGGTTTCGGGGTGATGCGCCAAGGATATGCAGGCGACATGAATTTGCAGAGCATGACCGGATTTGCCCGCGCCGTCGCCGAGCATGACGGCACCTCCATCGCTTGGGAGGTCAAGTCCGTCAACGGCAAGAGCGTCGAGGTGCGGCTGCGGCTGCCGCAAGGTTTCGAACGGCTGGAGCCGGCGGTCAGGCAAACACTGCAGAAGCGTTTCGCCCGCGGCAATTTCCAGGCGACGCTGACCATCGGCCGCGCTGCCGGCGCGCAGGCACAACCCGTCGTCAACGAAGCGTTTCTGAAAGACCTTGCGGGTCTTGCCAAGCGATTGCAGGAGCAGTTCGGCGTTGCCCCCGCGACCGCCGACGGGTTGCTGTCGCTCCGTGGCGTGCTCGACATTCCTGAAACCGTCGAGACTGAAGAGGCGCGCACCGCGCTTGACACCGCCATCATGGCTGCGCTCGACGTGGCGCTGAAGGGCCTGGAACAGGCACGGCACGGTGAGGGCGCTGCACTGGCTCTGCTGCTGTCCGGCCATATTGACGTCATCGAGGTATTGACGCTGCGCGCGGAAGCGGACTCGTCGCGCGATCCGGCGGCGATCCGCGAACGCATCGGCGAACAGGTCAGGCTGTTGATGGACGCGTCCGCCAATCTGGACGCCAGCCGGCTGCACATGGAGGCGGCATTCCTCGCCACCAAGGCCGATATTCGCGAAGAGATCGACCGGTTGAAAACGCATGTCGCGTCTGGCCGAGCGCTGCTCACGGGAGGCGGCGCGGTCGGTCGCAAGCTCGATTTTCTGGCACAGGAATTTAACCGTGAATCGAATACGCTGTGCTCGAAGTCGAACGCCGCCGCCGTCACCGCGATCGGGCTGGAACTGAAGGCCGTGGTCGACCAGTTTCGTGAACAGGTCCAGAATCTGGAGTAGCCGATGGTTGCCAAGGAACCGATGGTTCCCAGGGATTTGGGGTCCCGCATTCGCCGCCGGGGGCTGATGCTCGTCCTGTCGTCGCCGTCAGGTGCCGGCAAGTCGACAATCGCGCGCAATCTTCTGGAAAGCGATTCCAGCCTCGAACTGTCGGTCTCGGTCACCACAAGGCCGCGCCGCGGCAGCGAGATCGAGGGCGTTCATTACCATTTCCGGACGATGCGCGAGTTCGAGCGGCTGCGCGATTCCGACGCGCTGCTCGAATGGGCCGAAGTGCACGGCAATTGCTATGCGACGCCGCGTGAGCCGGCCGAACTGGCGCTGGCGCAGGGACGCGACATGCTGTTCGACATCGACTGGCAAGGCGCCCAGCAACTCAAGGAAAAGATGCGCGCCGATATCGTCTCGATCTTCATCCTGCCGCCATCGATGAAGGAGTTGAAGTCGCGGCTGAAACGCCGCGCCGAGGACCAGGAAGCGGTGATCGAGACACGGCTGAAGAACGGCCGTACGGAGATCGAGCACTGGAAGGAATATGATTTCGTCATCGTCAATGACGATCTCGACCGTGCCTTCGCCGAAGTGCGCGGCATCGTTGTTGCCGAGCGGCTGCGGCGGGACCGCCGGCCCGGTCTGTTCGATTTCGTCTCCGGCCTGCTGGACGAGAAGACGGCGTGAACGCCTCCTCCTTCTCCCCGTAAACGGGCAGAGGGAAGCTACGCAGCATTGGTCAGCCGCACGAATTCCTCCACGCTGAGTGTTTCGGCGCGTCGGGTCGGATCGATGCCGGCGCGTTTCAGCAGGGCCTCGCCGCCG
The genomic region above belongs to Mesorhizobium sp. B4-1-4 and contains:
- a CDS encoding LTA synthase family protein — protein: MSLGGEAKVAKNSKRAGEAAPQFLEDDPSTGYLPGRRWPVVRYGLVSLLISAVLVFAIELIVRGDVAGTVSFFLQPLKPGWTTIVVFALILIGLDALLGRSHQSLMIVAPLTLGLAFVGHQKSHYLGDPLYPTDFLYARQIFALLPLLVRERPMTALAMVVGIVVGLSLLVHGWRLWHRKVPALSRKGRLARLTLAVPLLAFFVSIMDYATFSWTRDRLQIIPIMWDQKENYASNGFALAFALNVPMAHVSAPSGYSDKAIAAIDRPRTTASVPDDKPDIIVVMSESFWDPTKLPGVAITPDPTPTVRGLRSGSMFSPEFGGMTANIEFEALTGFSNAFLPAGSIPYQQYVRTPTPSMATFLKSEGYRARAIHPGTNWFWNRGAVYADFGFNDFKSEETLPPMEKRGPLASDAAMTDEIIREADASDDPVFFFAVSLQNHGPYEPNRYNNPTHSVQAPISQWARDSLLSYAEGSADADRGLDRLIEWAKKRERPTIIAFFGDHLPPLGPVYVETGFLKDNVAPRKEPTPEAALEHHETPLVVWSNRSGPIKDLGTVSPAFLPYHILTAAGITHPYYTGFLGEMRERYRVVDRNLLLTPTGQATPDWSRQKEIDPAIRDFQLIQYDMMFGKRHAAPDFFPETVNKVVAHTS
- the fabF gene encoding beta-ketoacyl-ACP synthase II, which encodes MRRVVVTGLGLLSPFGMGFEHSWKELLTGRSAARRITEFEVEDLACKIAHVIPRGDGSNATFNPEAVLEPKELRKIGDFILYGIAAADEALKDSGWQPKTHAEQCATGVLIGSGIGGIEGIAENAIILKERGPRRISPFFIPGQIINLVSGQVSIRHGLKGPNHSVVTACSTGAHAIGDAARLIMWGDADIMVAGGAEAPVTRLSIAGFAACRALSTERNDAPQTASRPYDRDRDGFVMGEGAGVVVLEDLEHAKARGAKIYAEVTGYGLTGDAYHITAPAEDGDGAFRCMAAALNRAKLTPADVDYINAHGTSTMADTIELGAVERLAGNAASKISMSSTKSSIGHLLGAAGAAEAIFSILAIRDNIAPATINLDNPERETAIDLVPNKPRSRQIDVALSNSFGFGGTNASLVFQRYNG
- a CDS encoding pilus assembly protein translates to MAASIQQSTDKARASGIPDVAGRWKTKRRRRYGPAIFQQPALNHNVRLCRVEPLRQRSVHHGRGKNSDNPHNKRQAFPGVRMLLNRFWRSTSGNFTLLLALGLPAILSAVAFAVDVSTIMRAKSNLQNALDAANLASSHLGDLDITRTDAFDRYFQANIAGHDELTNAQATLTVDRGVNFIKTKAVASADVNLNFAFLFGRNKHIVVDASAVESNNQLEVVLVLDNTGSMAGAKIAALKTATDNLLRYLETAQSPTRKVRAALVPFVTAVNVNGDGFDPSWIDMDGKSSTNGINFPVINGKRPNHMALFRQLMKDPASAARLTGWKDDKGIDTGWKGCVEARPGSFNISDTSPDPSYPDTLFVPYFAPDSPGNGTKPSGSYSNDANYYNNSFVDDVPDQTKLAQNGGLNILGIDLSGLLGSDASPSKKDLETIAKYVAPQNTAIATAATTDPNALQLTVGPNRSCPSPVVPLTEDFTKLRKEAAKMLAWAGSGTNVAEGLAWGQRVLSPSAPYTEGTPWKTPGVSKIVMLLTDGENVVYGASKETTKSDYTSYGYLAGSGYGTAGRLGSDNQTTAARNVDGWTKSVCTQLKNQGAEIYTMVLQSDTAANRTLYSACASDPSDYYAVNDPNKLPNVFEQIASKFSKLQLTN
- the rpsF gene encoding 30S ribosomal protein S6; amino-acid sequence: MALYEHVFLARQDLSQQQVDALVEQYKGVIAANGGSVGRVENWGLKSLTYRVNKNRKAYYTLMDLNCPPAALNEMERQMGLSEDVLRFLTIKVEAHEEGPSAMMQKREERSERGSFGDRDRGDRGPRSFGDRDRGDRGDRPPRSFGDAGGERGPRRPREGFEGGAE
- the fabG gene encoding 3-oxoacyl-[acyl-carrier-protein] reductase, with translation MFELTGRKALVTGASGGIGEAIARVLHAQGAIVGLHGTRVERLEALAAELGDRVKLFPANLSNRDEVKALGQKAEADLEGVDILVNNAGITKDGLFVRMSDADWDTVLEVNLTAVFRLTRELTHPMMRRRHGRIINITSVVGVTGNPGQTNYCASKAGMIGFSKSLAQEIATRNITVNCVAPGFIESAMTDKLNDKQKEAIMAAIPTRRMGTSAEVASAVVYLASNEAAYVTGQTIHVNGGMAMI
- a CDS encoding acyl carrier protein, with the translated sequence MSDTAERVKKIVIEHLGVDADKVTEQASFIDDLGADSLDTVELVMAFEEEFGVEIPDDAAETILTVGDAVKYIDKASA
- the rplI gene encoding 50S ribosomal protein L9, whose protein sequence is MEVILLERVSRLGQMGDTVKVKDGFARNFLLPQGKALRANEANKKKFEGQRAQLEARNLERKSEASQVAEKLDGKSFIAVRSAGETGQLYGSVSTRDIADLLTAEGFTVNRNQIQLNQPIKTIGLTNVAIALHPEVEVTITLNIARTADEAERQAKGETLTTAEAIYGDDINDNARPENFFDPNAEFEGGEDNA
- the rpsR gene encoding 30S ribosomal protein S18, whose amino-acid sequence is MVDINQIPTRRPFHRRRKTCPFSGANAPKIDYKDVRLLQRYISERGKIVPSRITAVSQKKQRELAKAIKRARFLGLLPYVVR
- the fabD gene encoding ACP S-malonyltransferase — encoded protein: MAVAFTFPGQGSQAVGMGKDIADAFPEARRIFQEVDDALGENLSKLIWEGPEETLTLTANAQPALMAVSLAAIRALESRGFSLKDKVAYVAGHSLGEYSALAAAGFVSVADAARLLRIRGNAMQAAVPAGEGAMAAIIGLEQADVEAACTEAAQGSGKVCQIANDNGGGQLVISGAKAAVELAAKLCTEKGAKRALMLQVSAPFHSALMAPAAEIMRDALAGVTKNAPLVPVVSNVSVTPSSDPDEIARRLVEQVTGRVRWRETVDWLGANGVATLYEIGAGKVLSGLARRINRDIATASVGSAAEVEAALAALA